Part of the Helicobacter bilis genome is shown below.
CTCTAAATTAGGAATATCTTGCTGTAAAATCGCATGATTTGGCGGCACACAAGCAAAGAATGGTATAAGATTAATATCATCTGGCATAAAGCTTAGAATCTCTACATATCCTTTTTCTAAAAAGTCTTTTTTATGAATGATTCTAGAATCTTGTTTTATGCGGTTTTTATCAAGTAGCTTTTGTGTGTCCTTTTTGCTATATCCATTTTGAAGTAAGAAATGTGTAGCTTTTATGCGTTCTGCTACTTGAAGTGAGATTGTCTTAAAGCCCACAGATTCTATCCCTTATAAATATTTCGCATAGATTAAAATAATAGATTCTATTCTGTATAAACTCTATCGATTATAAGCATGATTTGCCTATTTTGCGTAGTATAAAAGCTTTGAGAATCAAGGGCTATTGTTGCACGAAAACATAATATAGAACCGATAGTAAAGTTATAATCTGCATACTTTTGATTAAAAAACATGCCTTTAATACTGCTATTTTCTGTCCGTTTAAAGTGAAATTCACGAAAGCCTTGCCCGGTTTTCTTACACTCAAGTATCTCCATTTCACAGAGAAATTTTGGCAGTGGATTCCCATTTCCAAAAGGCTCAAAACTTGTGATACATGAAAAAAGCTCATAATTAATTAAATGTGAGTTTAATATACCTAAAACATTCTCTTTTTTCTCTATATTATGAGAAATTGGCTTGAAAGATTTTATAAAAGATTCTAGATTATAATCTTTTAATTCCAGCCCCACAGCTCCCACATGTCCCCCATATCGCTGCATTAAATGTCCTATTTTTTGCATGCTAGAGATGAGATCTACATCACCAGCACTTCTACCACTGCCCTTACATACGCCATTTGTATTTGTTAAAACAAAGCAGGGCTTTTGAAACTCATCAGCCATTTTACCCGCTACAATCCCTAGCACACCTTCATGCCAGTCTTCACCCACCGCACATAGCATATTCTCATTTTGAGGTATTTGGCTAATGGATTGAAAGGCTTTATTAGTTACCTCATCTTGTAAAAGTTTTCTTTGTGTGTTTAGGTCTTTTAACTGCTTGAGATAGAATCTAGCATTTGATAATGAAGTTGAGCGCAGGAAAGATAGGGCGATTTTACCATCGCTAATCCTACCTGCCGCATTTAAAAGCGGAATGATTCTAAAGCCTAGCACTTGAGAGTCAATACTACTTTTTAGATTCTCCATAAGGGCTTGAAAGGCATATCTCTTACTATGTGGAATGTGCTTTAAGGCGTATTTACAAATCGTGTGATTTATCGCATTTAGCGGCATGACATCAGCGATTGTTGCGATACCTACAAGCAGTAGAAAAGATTCCATTCTTATATTTTTTAGATTCTTTTCATAGCAATTTAAAAGCTTTTTTGTTTGATTATTCTTAGTGTTAGAATCACTACAAAGATTTAGCATACTAATCTTTATCGCACAGCAAAAATACCACGCCACTAAGCTTCCACAAATCTCACTATAAGGGAAGTTACATATTGCTTGTTGCGGATTAATCATAAAGTTACAATATGGAATCTTTTGGTCTTTATTGCTATCTACTTCAAGTGTATGATGATCTGTGATTATCAATCCTATATTATGCTCTCTGCATAGCTCTGCTGCTTGAAAGCTACTCACACCATTATCAACGGTTATAATCACTTTTACATCGCTATGGTCTTTTAGAATCTCATGAAACAGCTTCACACTAAAGCCATAGCCATGTATAAAGCGATTAGGCATAGCAAAGGCTACATTATTGTATGAAAGCTCATTAAAAAAATCAAGCATAATAGAAGTCGCACAAATCCCATCAGTATCATAATCTCCAACGATTACAATCTTTTCATTCTTTAATATGCTTTGACATACAAAAAGACTTGCTTCCATATTATTATGAAGTTCTTTTGGGTGCGGTATATCTTTTAATGTATGAAAGCAAAAGTCTTTGAATCTTTGTTTTAAAATAGATTCTATCTCATTAATATGACTAAAGGTTTGTAAGCCTTTTTTGATCGCATTAAAGTCATGCTGCGTGTTTATAGCAGAATCACTAGGCATATTACACCTTATTTGTGATACTTTAGGGCTTGCTGCACGAATGCAAGGATAATGGCATTAGGATTCTGTAATCTTGAGGTAAATTCAGGGTGAAACTGCACGCCAACAAAAAAGTTATGCTTTGCAATCTCTATTGTCTCAATAAGCCCATTACACTCACCACTAATGATTAAGCCATTCTCTTCAAATAAAGATCTATACTTTGGATTTGCCTCATATCTGTGTCTATGTCTCTCTCGCACAACTTTTAAGTTATTATAGGCAGAAGAAATCTTTGTATTTGGTTTTAGATAGCATTCATATTCGCCAAGTCGCATTGTGCCACCAAGCGGGGAGTTATGCGTCCTTACCTGCTTATTACCCTCTGTGTCTAAAAAGTCTTCAATCATGTAGATAATAGGATTCTTGCATTCTTTATCAAACTCTGTGGAGTTAGAATCTTCTAGTTTTAATACATTCCTTGCAAACTCAATTAAGGCAAGCTGCATGCCAAGACAGATACCAAGAAAAGGTATATTCTTCTCTCTAGCATATTTAATAGCAAATATTTTACCTTCAATACCCCTTTCACCAAAGCCACCGGGGACTAATATGCCATCTAGATTCTCTAATTTA
Proteins encoded:
- a CDS encoding single-stranded-DNA-specific exonuclease RecJ; translation: MPSDSAINTQHDFNAIKKGLQTFSHINEIESILKQRFKDFCFHTLKDIPHPKELHNNMEASLFVCQSILKNEKIVIVGDYDTDGICATSIMLDFFNELSYNNVAFAMPNRFIHGYGFSVKLFHEILKDHSDVKVIITVDNGVSSFQAAELCREHNIGLIITDHHTLEVDSNKDQKIPYCNFMINPQQAICNFPYSEICGSLVAWYFCCAIKISMLNLCSDSNTKNNQTKKLLNCYEKNLKNIRMESFLLLVGIATIADVMPLNAINHTICKYALKHIPHSKRYAFQALMENLKSSIDSQVLGFRIIPLLNAAGRISDGKIALSFLRSTSLSNARFYLKQLKDLNTQRKLLQDEVTNKAFQSISQIPQNENMLCAVGEDWHEGVLGIVAGKMADEFQKPCFVLTNTNGVCKGSGRSAGDVDLISSMQKIGHLMQRYGGHVGAVGLELKDYNLESFIKSFKPISHNIEKKENVLGILNSHLINYELFSCITSFEPFGNGNPLPKFLCEMEILECKKTGQGFREFHFKRTENSSIKGMFFNQKYADYNFTIGSILCFRATIALDSQSFYTTQNRQIMLIIDRVYTE